One genomic window of Phalacrocorax aristotelis chromosome 23, bGulAri2.1, whole genome shotgun sequence includes the following:
- the LOC142068091 gene encoding coiled-coil domain-containing protein 81-like, with protein sequence MSSPTSVTAEEQPQSKSWAQKGFWGGTEHPFMMPSITAKEQAAVWDAVADHVQEWLLLHKGLRIPTLGSFDTIPKQIQVGDKAVTLQWPMFHLARNLVVAHSLTDNKAYLPGNKVLEPFRYAKVATAASVSRQKVEGCIQSTTTLLSHCLGKGETVALVLKDIGVLLIEGTKVQMKFYHNFLEKLSGKENLEKAVFKVPWLLEMVVSWEVPVASLSVSDRIIVFPKFEMEFVPKPPPRRLLKTLRQVPGKDKQLRRKDLPPLEQKVKQLLAPFHGMSNQLQSLMGKSSALSA encoded by the exons ATGAGCTCCCCAACGAGCGTCACTGCTGAGGAGCAGCCCCAGAGCAAGAGCTGGGCCCAGAAGGGCTTCTGGGGTGGGACGGAGCACCCCTTCATGATGCCCAGCATCACCGCCAAAG agcaAGCGGCCGTCTGGGACGCAGTGGCCGACCACGTTCAGGAGTGGCTCCTGCTGCACAAG GGGCTCCGAATTCCCACCCTCGGCTCCTTCGACACCATCCCCAAGCAGATCCAGGTCGGAGACAAGGCTGTAACTCTCCAGTGGCCCATGTTTCACCTGGCCAGGAATCTCGTGGTTGCCCACAGCCTAACGGACAACAAGGCCTACCTGCCCG GCAATAAGGTGCTGGAGCCCTTCAGATACGCCAAGGTGGCCACAGCCGCCTCTGTGTCCCGGCAGAAAGTGGAGGGCTGCATCCAAAGCACCACAACCCTCCTCTCAcactgcctggggaagggggagactGTTGCCCTCGTCCTGAAGGACATCGGGGTGCTCCTCATTGAAGGCACAAAGGTGCAAATGAAGTTCTACCACAACTTCCTGGAGAAGCTGTCTGGGAAGGAGAACctggaaaaagctgttttcaag GTCCCTTGGCTGCTGGAAATGGTGGTGTCCTGGGAGGTCCCTGTGGCCTCACTGAGTGTCTCTGACCGCATCATCGTCTTTCCCAA GTTTGAAATGGAATTTGTGCCCAAACCACCGCCCAGGAGGCTCCTCAAGACCTTGAGACAAGTCCCTGGGAAAGACAAGCAGCTGAGAAGAAAGGACTTGCCACCTCTTGAGCAGAAGGTAAAGCAGCTCCTGGCTCCTTTCCATGGGATGAGCAACCAACTTCAGTCACTGATGGGGAAATCATCGGCGCTGAGTGCCTAA